A genomic segment from Glycine soja cultivar W05 chromosome 20, ASM419377v2, whole genome shotgun sequence encodes:
- the LOC114403648 gene encoding pectin acetylesterase 9-like isoform X1, protein MIKMNLVAAFAFLCLFTVEPWRVCSQQQQQRLLVNMTLVPSARASGALCLDGSLPAYHLHRGFGAGKDNWLLQFEGGGWCNDLKSCLDRAKTRRGSTRYMTKWEVFSGILSNNATLNADFYNWNRVKLRYCDGASFTGDAVFTNKTTTLHFKGQKIWEAIIRDLLPLGLGKARKALLSGCSAGGLATFHHCDNFAKYLPTNASVKCLSDAGFFLDERDISLNHTMRYNFKSLVQLQGIEKNLNGNCTRALYFPDLCFFPQYALRYISTPYFILNSAYDVFQFSHILVPPSADMHGHWKQCKANLAECTADQIDTLQGFRLDMLGALRPFYMNSRRGGMFINSCFAHCQSELQETWFGDDSPRINNKTIAEAIGDWYFSRNISKEIDCAYPCDATCHNLIP, encoded by the exons ATGATCAAGATGAATCTCGTTGCGGCGTTCGCATTCTTGTGTCTATTCACGGTGGAGCCATGGCGCGTTTGCtcgcaacaacaacaacagaggCTTCTCGTGAACATGACGCTCGTTCCAAGCGCTCGTGCTAGTGGCGCTC TTTGTTTGGACGGAAGTTTACCGGCGTATCACTTGCACAGAGGATTTGGAGCTGGTAAAGACAACTGGCTTCTACAATTTGAG GGAGGTGGATGGTGTAATGACTTGAAATCATGCTTGGATAGAGCCAAAACTCGGAGGGGTTCAACACGTTATATGACCAAGTGGGAGGTGTTCTCCGGTATTTTAAGCAATAATGCCACCCTTAATGCAG ATTTTTACAATTGGAACCGTGTGAAGCTGAGATATTGTGATGGGGCTTCATTTACTGGAGATGCTGTGTTCACTAACAAG ACAACAACTCTTCATTTCAAAGGgcaaaagatttgggaagccATTATTCGCGACCTTTTACCACTGGGTTTGGGAAAGGCACGGAAG GCTTTGCTTTCAGGTTGCTCAGCAGGAGGTTTAGCGACCTTTCACCATTGTGACAACTTCGCCAAGTATTTGCCAACGAATGCTAGTGTTAAATGCTTGAGTGATGCCGGTTTTTTTCTTGACGA AAGAGATATCAGTTTGAATCATACTATGAGGTATAATTTCAAAAGTCTAGTTCAATTGCAG GGGATAGAGAAGAACCTGAATGGAAATTGTACCAGAGCACTGTACTTTCCTGACTTG TGCTTCTTTCCACAATATGCGTTGAGATACATATCAAcgccatattttattttgaactctGCCTACGATGTATTccag TTCAGTCATATTTTGGTGCCACCCTCTGCTGATATGCACGGACACTGGAAACAATGCAAGGCGAACCTGGCGGAGTGTACAGCAGACCAAATTGATACACTGCAAG GTTTTAGGCTTGACATGCTTGGAGCTTTGAGACCGTTCTATATGAATTCAAGAAGAGGGGGGATGTTCATAAATTCATGTTTTGCTCATTGCCAGAGTGAACTACAAGAAACATGGTTTGGGGATGATTCTCCGAGAATAAACAATAAG
- the LOC114403648 gene encoding pectin acetylesterase 9-like isoform X2 has translation MIKMNLVAAFAFLCLFTVEPWRVCSQQQQQRLLVNMTLVPSARASGALCLDGSLPAYHLHRGFGAGKDNWLLQFEGGGWCNDLKSCLDRAKTRRGSTRYMTKWEVFSGILSNNATLNADFYNWNRVKLRYCDGASFTGDAVFTNKTTTLHFKGQKIWEAIIRDLLPLGLGKARKALLSGCSAGGLATFHHCDNFAKYLPTNASVKCLSDAGFFLDERDISLNHTMRYNFKSLVQLQGIEKNLNGNCTRALYFPDLCFFPQYALRYISTPYFILNSAYDVFQFSHILVPPSADMHGHWKQCKANLAECTADQIDTLQGSYFKFFGSSLWNSFHPFYLRRSL, from the exons ATGATCAAGATGAATCTCGTTGCGGCGTTCGCATTCTTGTGTCTATTCACGGTGGAGCCATGGCGCGTTTGCtcgcaacaacaacaacagaggCTTCTCGTGAACATGACGCTCGTTCCAAGCGCTCGTGCTAGTGGCGCTC TTTGTTTGGACGGAAGTTTACCGGCGTATCACTTGCACAGAGGATTTGGAGCTGGTAAAGACAACTGGCTTCTACAATTTGAG GGAGGTGGATGGTGTAATGACTTGAAATCATGCTTGGATAGAGCCAAAACTCGGAGGGGTTCAACACGTTATATGACCAAGTGGGAGGTGTTCTCCGGTATTTTAAGCAATAATGCCACCCTTAATGCAG ATTTTTACAATTGGAACCGTGTGAAGCTGAGATATTGTGATGGGGCTTCATTTACTGGAGATGCTGTGTTCACTAACAAG ACAACAACTCTTCATTTCAAAGGgcaaaagatttgggaagccATTATTCGCGACCTTTTACCACTGGGTTTGGGAAAGGCACGGAAG GCTTTGCTTTCAGGTTGCTCAGCAGGAGGTTTAGCGACCTTTCACCATTGTGACAACTTCGCCAAGTATTTGCCAACGAATGCTAGTGTTAAATGCTTGAGTGATGCCGGTTTTTTTCTTGACGA AAGAGATATCAGTTTGAATCATACTATGAGGTATAATTTCAAAAGTCTAGTTCAATTGCAG GGGATAGAGAAGAACCTGAATGGAAATTGTACCAGAGCACTGTACTTTCCTGACTTG TGCTTCTTTCCACAATATGCGTTGAGATACATATCAAcgccatattttattttgaactctGCCTACGATGTATTccag TTCAGTCATATTTTGGTGCCACCCTCTGCTGATATGCACGGACACTGGAAACAATGCAAGGCGAACCTGGCGGAGTGTACAGCAGACCAAATTGATACACTGCAAGGTTCCTATTTCAAGTTTTTTGGCAGCAGTTTATGGAATAGCTTTCACCCATTCTATCTCAGAAGAAGTCTTTAG
- the LOC114403270 gene encoding signal peptide peptidase-like 1, whose product MMESLWKLLYLLEPAPVTLITTAVAVTFGAAFRALNYGKEMERNRDFSEASITLDRSQALMIPVMSSFSLLLMFYLFSSVSQLLTAFTAVASASSLFFCLSPYAAYLKAQFGLADPFVSRCCSKSFTRIQAILLLVCSFTVAAWLVSGHWILNNLLGISICVAFVSHVRLPNIKICAMLLLCLFVYDIFWVFFSERFFGANVMVSVATQQASNPVHTVANSIGLPGLQLITKKLELPVKIVFPRNLLGGVVPGENATDFMMLGLGDMAIPGMLLALVLCFDYRKSRDTVNLLELHSSKGHKYIWYALPGYAIGLVTALAAGVLTHSPQPALLYLVPSTLGPVVVISWMKRELLELWEGNTPNLNDKDREIEV is encoded by the exons ATGATGGAATCCCTTTGGAAGCTTTTGTATTTGCTGGAGCCTGCGCCTGTCACACTTATCACTACAGCTGTGGCTGTGACATTTGGTGCTGCTTTTCGAGCTCTAAACTATGGGAAAGAAATGGAGCGTAATCGGGACTTCTCTGAAGCATCGATTACATTGGATAGGTCTCAGGCATTGATGATCCCAGTGATGAGCTCTTTTAGCTTGCTTTTGATGTTCTACTTGTTCTCATCTGTCTCACAGCTTCTCACTGCATTCACTGCTGTTGCTTCTGCGTCCTCCCTTTTCTTCTGCTTGTCTCCTTATGCTGCCTATTTGAAGGCACAGTTTGGTTTAGCTGATCCATTTGTTTCACGCTGTTGTTCAAAATCTTTCACACGTATCCAAGCAATACTATTGTTAGTGTGCTCTTTCACGGTGGCTGCTTGGCTTGTTTCTGGTCATTGGATACTGAACAATTTGTTAGGCATATCTATATGCGTCGCGTTTGTAAGCCATGTGCGTCTCCCAAACATCAAAATTTGTGCAATGCTCCTTCTTTGTCTATTCGTGTATGACATTTTTTGGGTTTTCTTCTCTGAAAGATTTTTTGGTGCAAATGTCATGGTATCGGTGGCAACACAACAAGCATCAAATCCTGTGCACACCGTTGCCAATAGTATCGGTCTTCCTGGGTTGCAACTGATAACTAAGAAATTAGAGTTGCCTGTAAAGATTGTTTTTCCTAGAAATTTGTTGGGTGGTGTTGTTCCTGGAGAGAATGCGACAGACTTCATGATGCTTGGTTTAGGAGACATG GCTATCCCAGGCATGCTACTGGCTTTAGTCCTCTGCTTTGATTATCGCAAGAGCAGGGATACAGTAAATCTCTTAGAGTTACATTCCTCAAAGGGGCACAAATACATATGGTATGCGCTACCCGGGTATGCCATTGGCCTGGTAACTGCTTTGGCTGCTGGTGTCTTGACTCACTCACCTCAACCTGCACTTCTTTATCTG GTGCCTTCTACTTTGGGACCTGTAGTTGTGATCTCTTGGATGAAAAGGGAACTACTTGAGTTGTGGGAAGGAAACACCCCAAATCTCAATGATAAAGATCGCGAAATAGAAGTTTAG